A genome region from Myxocyprinus asiaticus isolate MX2 ecotype Aquarium Trade chromosome 12, UBuf_Myxa_2, whole genome shotgun sequence includes the following:
- the LOC127448932 gene encoding succinate--CoA ligase [ADP-forming] subunit beta, mitochondrial-like: MATSLICGRLSAGLRNSGHKTTLSSAAKVLGGTSGLFGNHGNQPFPMLSGQQQRNLSLHEYMSIGLLKDAGISVPAGMVASSPDEAYAAAKQIGSKDLVVKAQVLAGGRGKGTFEGGLKGGVRIVYSPEEARDISSKMIGQKLFTKQTGEAGRICNQVFICERRYPRREYYFAITMERSFQGPVLIGSSQGGVNIEDVAAENPDAIVKEPIDIVEGIKMEQAIKVAEKMGFPPALINEAAENMLKLFDVFIKYDASMLEINPMVEDSSGIVMCMDAKINFDSNAAYRQKKVFDMRDWTQEDARDREAAKADLNYIGLDGTIGCLVNGAGLAMATMDIIKLHGGIPANFLDVGGGATAQQVTEAFKLITSDKKVQAILVNIFGGIMRCDVIAQGIIMAVTDLDLKIPIVVRLQGTRVDDAKALIASSPLKILACDDLDEAAKMVVKLSEIVSLAKEAQVDVKFQLPI; the protein is encoded by the exons ATGGCGACGTCCCTGATCTGCGGCCGGTTGTCCGCTGGACTGAGGAATTCCGGCCACAAGACGACTTTAAGCTCGGCAGCTAAG GTGCTTGGTGGGACATCAGGTCTGTTTGGTAATCATGGGAACCAGCCATTTCCAATGCTGTCAGGGCAGCAGCAGAGAAACCTCTCCCTACATGAGTACATGAGCATAGGGCTGCTGAAGGATGCAGGCATCTCTGTGCCCGCGGGTATGGTGGCCAGCTCGCCTGATGAGGCCTATGCTGCTGCCAAGCAGATCG gcTCTAAAGACCTGGTGGTAAAAGCTCAAGTGTTGGCGGGTGGTCGAGGCAAAGGCACTTTTGAGGGAGGATTGAAGGGAGGAGTTCGAATTGTTTACTC gcCAGAAGAAGCGAGGGACATCTCCTCTAAGATGATTGGCCAGAAATTGTTCACTAAGCAGACAGGAGAGGCAGGGCGAATCTGTAACCAGGTGTTTATCTGTGAGCGCAGGTACCCGCGCAGAGAGTATTATTTTGCCATCACGATGGAGAGGTCATTCCAG GGACCCGTGCTGATTGGCAGTTCTCAGGGGGGCGTGAACATTGAGGATGTGGCTGCAGAGAATCCCGATGCCATTGTGAAAGAGCCCATTGATATCGTAGAGGGAATAAAGATGGAGCAGGCAATAAAG GTGGCAGAGAAGATGGGCTTCCCTCCTGCACTGATCAATGAAGCAGCAGAGAACATGTTGAAACTCTTTGATGTCTTCATCAAGTATGATGCATCTATGTTGGAGATAAACCCGATGGTGGAGGATTCATCTGGCATCG TGATGTGTATGGACGCTAAGATCAACTTTGACTCCAACGCTGCCTATAGACAGAAGAAAGTGTTCGACATGCGGGACTGGACTCAGGAGGACGCCAGAGACAGAGAGGCAGCCAAAGCAGACCTCAACTACATCGGCCTTGACGGCACTATCGGCTGCCTGG TCAATGGAGCTGGTCTCGCTATGGCAACAATGGACATCATCAAATTGCATGGTGGAATTCCTGCCAACTTCCTGGATGTAGGAGGCGGAGCCACAGCACAGCAGGTGACAGAGGCCTTCAAGCTCATCACCTCGGATAAAAAG GTCCAGGCTATTTTGGTGAACATTTTTGGTGGCATCATGAGGTGTGATGTCATCGCACAGGGCATCATCATGGCCGTCACGGACTTGGACCTGAAAATTCCCATCGTAGTGCGGTTACAAG GAACAAGAGTGGACGATGCCAAGGCCCTGATCGCTTCCAGCCCTCTGAAGATCCTGGCCTGTGATGATCTGGACGAGGCGGCCAAGATG GTTGTAAAGCTTTCTGAAATCGTGTCATTGGCCAAAGAGGCCCAGGTTGATGTCAAGTTCCAGCTGCCCATCTAA